Below is a genomic region from Helicobacter pylori.
ATTATCCAAGATCAACCCCCCTTTTCTAAACCCTAGCGCGCAAGATTCATAAGCAAAAAACACATTAGGCTGATAATACAACCCATTATGCGAATTGAGCTCGTAAAACTCTTGATAAACGGGTTTGTGGTTAGAATAAACGCCATCCGTTTTCACAAGCGATTGCATGGAAGCTTCAAAGATTTCACTATTCGCCCCTTCCCTACCAAAAGCCACTTTTTTGATTTGCTTTTTATTGGATAATGGCTCATAGCTCGTTTCTAACAATAAGGGGTGGTTGGGGTATCTGTCCCATAAAAGTTTTAAAAAGCGCTTGGATTGGAAAAGGATCGTGTAAGCGGGGTTTAAAAAAATCGTGTTTTTATTTTCCATCATGCCTTGCATCAAAAGGGCTAATTCTGGCTCATCAATAGCGATGTTTTCCCATGGGATTAGTTTGAATAAAAACTCATAATTCAAGCCGTTTTTAAACACGCCCTCTTCTATATTAAATTCCACCTCATCAATGTAAGAAAAATCCGTTTCAAAACCCACGCTCTGGGCAGCGTCTTGCAAAAAACGCATGGTGCGCTCTTCTTCAATATTCCCCCTAACGCTTGAAAAAAGGATTTTCCACCCCTCATACATTTCCTCAAAACGGCTCGTGTCTTCGCCTAAAGTTACCATGCGTTTAAAATTCTCGCCAAGCACTTCATAAAGGTTATTGAATTGCTTGTTTTCATCATAGCCATTCGCTTTGAGCAACGCCCATTGAATTACCGCCGTTTCATAAAGCATGGTGGGGGTATCAGCGTTAAATTCTAATAATTTAATAGGCTTGCCATCAAGCCCCCCAGCTAAATCAAAACGCCCATAAATATGCCAATGCACTTCTTCTTCAAAACTCTGTTTGATCATAGGAATGAGCGCGTTAGGAATATCCAATTCAAAAAAGCGATCGTTTTGAATGGCCTCTTCAGCCGTCTCTACAAACATGTCATAAAGCTCATTACAAGCGTCATAATAAGCGTCTGCTTCTTTTTGAGAAACAACCACCATTTCATCAGCGATATAAGATGACATGTCGTCATTCGTGTGCCAATCTAAGCCGATTTCTTCTAAGGTCTTATTGTCTAAAGGTTTTAAAGGAATCACTTGCATTTTTTAGCCTTAAAATTAGATTAAATTATGAGTTAAAGCCCCTTGTCCCAGAGCTTACCGCAGGCGAACTAGTAGGCCTACTAGAGCCAAAAAACCCACTCTGTCCCTTACTCGCTGTGCCCATGCTTGAAGCGCTAGGCGTGCTTTTAGAAAAGGAATTTTGAGAGCGTTGGTAAGCTTGTGGGGATTTGTAGGTCCGTTGGGCGTTTTGCTGATAATTAGGGTTATTGAAAAGCTTATTGCCAATATAACTCCCTAAAATCGCCCCCGCCGCGCTCCCTAAAATCGCGCTCCCCAAGCCAAAGCCTGAGCTTTCATTGCTCCCACCTCCATTATTAGGCTGGATAAGCTTGCTCGTGCCGTTATCAATTTTGGCTTCTTCTTCTTTGATGAGCTTTTGAATCTCTTCATTGCTTAACACGCGTTCATTGCCTTGCAAATCGCGCACTATAATGTGGGTTCTTGAACTGGGGTATTCTTCAACCACCTTGTAAGATTTATCCTTTTGCTCTTCTAAAATCACAAACGCACCTTTTTGAACGCTTTGACTCAGAGAGCTTTGTTCTTTTGGTTTGTCATCGGCATTGCTCTTACACCCCACAATGCTTACCATCACTAACGCGCTCAAACCACCCACGATCGCATAATCAGAAATCTTTCTGTAGGGTTTTTTCATGAGAATAGCCTTATATCATGCCTTATAATGGTATAAGAAAGGTACACCCTTAATCATGCCAGATTCAAAAATCTTTTTAGTGGTATTTTCCACTTTAGTGCGTAAATCTTCAGGCTCTTTTTGAGCATTAATATCGTATTGGGTGGAATAAATCTTTTCAAGGATAGAGATTTTATCTTCCACGCTCGCTCCCCTAGCTCTAGCTTTCGCCATTTCTTCTTGAATCAAAGCCGCTTTTTTAGCTGAATTGACTCCAAGCCACCCCACCACAACCATTCTCACGGTGTTTTCTTTCAAGTGATCCCTGAGTTTAGTGAGCTCTTTTTGGCAATGCGGGCACATGGGATCAGAAACAATATAAAGGATTTTATCCTTATTTTTAGCGTTAGTAGAGGGCAACTCTATCGCATAATCAGCCGGTATTTCATTAAAAATAGCGTTCAATTTCGCGCTATTTTGCTGGGTAGCATTAAGGGCTTGGACTTTTTGATTGGTTTCTGCGACCAATTGCACATCATCGCTTTTATTGCTAAAAAAGATATTGCTAAGCCCTATGACTAAATTGCCATCCTTACTCACTACAAGCGGAATATTGTATTTAGTGTCCGGATCTTCAATAACGACCATTTTTAAATCCTGGCTGGATTTTAAAGGTTTGATTTCTAAAATACGCACCTTTTTATTGGTTTGTTTTTCAATCACGCTCACTAAATTATCCTGCATCCGTTTATCATTAGCTGAAACTGAATGTTTAGGGGCTGCCCCTAAGCCTACAAGAAGTAACGCACTCAACACACTCGCTCTTAATATCATTAAAACTCCTAAAGTTTAATAGCCCAAACCCTTACAATAAAAGGAATAAGCTTTTAATGGGTATAATACCATAAAAATCCCCTATTTTCATAAGGCTTAAAAAGGTTTAAGATGATTATCATTCCTGCTAGATTAAAATCCAGTCGTTTTGAAAATAAAGTGCTAGAAGATATTTTTGGCTTGCCTATGGTAGTGCGTTGCGCTAAAAATGCAAATCTGGTAGATGAATGCGTAGTCGCTTGCGATGATGAAAGCATCATGCAAACATGCCAAAAATTCCACATTAAAGCGGTGCTAACCTCCAAACACCATAATAGCGGCACAGAACGCTGTTTGGAAGCGGCGCAAATTTTAGGGCTAAAAAACGATGAAAGGGTTTTAAATTTGCAAGGCGATGAGCCTTTTTTAGAAAAAGAAGTCATTTTAGCGTTATTAGAAGCCACCAAAAACGCCCCTTTCATGGCGACTTGCGCTAAAGTCATTGATGAAGAGCAAGCCAAAAGCCCTAATTTAGTCAAGGTGGTTTTAGATAGCCAAAATAACGCCTTGTATTTTTCGCGCTCCCTTATCCCTTTTTTACGAGACGCTGGTGCGAAACGCCAAACCCCCCTTTTAGGGCATATCGGTATTTATGGCTTCCACAATAAAGAAATATTAGAAGAATTGTGCGCTTTAAAACCTTGCGTTTTAGAGGAATTAGAAAAATTAGAGCAATTAAGGGCTTTGT
It encodes:
- the kdsB gene encoding 3-deoxy-manno-octulosonate cytidylyltransferase gives rise to the protein MIIIPARLKSSRFENKVLEDIFGLPMVVRCAKNANLVDECVVACDDESIMQTCQKFHIKAVLTSKHHNSGTERCLEAAQILGLKNDERVLNLQGDEPFLEKEVILALLEATKNAPFMATCAKVIDEEQAKSPNLVKVVLDSQNNALYFSRSLIPFLRDAGAKRQTPLLGHIGIYGFHNKEILEELCALKPCVLEELEKLEQLRALYYQKKIAVKIVQSESVGIDTKEDLQNALKIFSPNPL
- the dsbK gene encoding protein disulfide-isomerase DsbK — encoded protein: MILRASVLSALLLVGLGAAPKHSVSANDKRMQDNLVSVIEKQTNKKVRILEIKPLKSSQDLKMVVIEDPDTKYNIPLVVSKDGNLVIGLSNIFFSNKSDDVQLVAETNQKVQALNATQQNSAKLNAIFNEIPADYAIELPSTNAKNKDKILYIVSDPMCPHCQKELTKLRDHLKENTVRMVVVGWLGVNSAKKAALIQEEMAKARARGASVEDKISILEKIYSTQYDINAQKEPEDLRTKVENTTKKIFESGMIKGVPFLYHYKA
- a CDS encoding UPF0323 family lipoprotein; protein product: MKKPYRKISDYAIVGGLSALVMVSIVGCKSNADDKPKEQSSLSQSVQKGAFVILEEQKDKSYKVVEEYPSSRTHIIVRDLQGNERVLSNEEIQKLIKEEEAKIDNGTSKLIQPNNGGGSNESSGFGLGSAILGSAAGAILGSYIGNKLFNNPNYQQNAQRTYKSPQAYQRSQNSFSKSTPSASSMGTASKGQSGFFGSSRPTSSPAVSSGTRGFNS
- a CDS encoding glutathionylspermidine synthase family protein → MQVIPLKPLDNKTLEEIGLDWHTNDDMSSYIADEMVVVSQKEADAYYDACNELYDMFVETAEEAIQNDRFFELDIPNALIPMIKQSFEEEVHWHIYGRFDLAGGLDGKPIKLLEFNADTPTMLYETAVIQWALLKANGYDENKQFNNLYEVLGENFKRMVTLGEDTSRFEEMYEGWKILFSSVRGNIEEERTMRFLQDAAQSVGFETDFSYIDEVEFNIEEGVFKNGLNYEFLFKLIPWENIAIDEPELALLMQGMMENKNTIFLNPAYTILFQSKRFLKLLWDRYPNHPLLLETSYEPLSNKKQIKKVAFGREGANSEIFEASMQSLVKTDGVYSNHKPVYQEFYELNSHNGLYYQPNVFFAYESCALGFRKGGLILDNFSKFVSHMLQ